The Glycine max cultivar Williams 82 chromosome 12, Glycine_max_v4.0, whole genome shotgun sequence genome window below encodes:
- the LOC100796036 gene encoding uncharacterized protein At4g22758, translating into MPSPKSSRSGQIESHRRGRSSSFHGQCAMSVGQLHRPKTVSDLPSLRSLAGTAPAPMPEGLPRQPPKMLLKVTVLRSLAPVQVLMTPGSTVRDLIAAAVRQYVKEGRRPILPSSEVSEFDLHYSQFSLESLDRKEKLLELGSRNFFLCPRKPATTVEDGVTTSFASCAKEAEKEREGYGGGGGGFAWFKLMQFMM; encoded by the exons ATGCCTAGTCCCAAGAGCAGCCGCAGCGGCCAGATCGAGAGTCACCGGAGGGGAAGGTCGTCGTCCTTCCACGGCCAGTGCGCGATGTCTGTCGGTCAGCTCCACCGTCCGAAGACGGTTTCCGACCTCCCGTCGCTCAGAAGCCTCGCCGGAACGGCGCCGGCGCCTATGCCGGAGGGATTGCCTAGACAGCCGCCGAAGATGCTGCTGAAGGTGACGGTGCTGAGAAGCCTCGCGCCCGTGCAGGTGCTGATGACGCCGGGATCCACCGTCCGCGACCTGATAGCGGCGGCGGTGCGGCAGTACGTGAAGGAAGGTCGCCGGCCAATCTTGCCGTCCAGCGAAGTCTCCGAATTCGACCTCCATTATTCGCAGTTTAGCCTAGAAA gtTTGGATAGGAAGGAGAAGCTGCTAGAGCTTGGATCTAGGAACTTTTTTCTATGTCCGAGAAAGCCAGCTACAACAGTGGAAGATGGCGTAACGACGTCGTTTGCGTCTTGTGCgaaagaggcagagaaagagagggagggatatggtggtggtggtggtgggttTGCTTGGTTCAAACTCATGCAGTTCATGATGTGA
- the LOC102662586 gene encoding uncharacterized protein → MDDAQWWRGLSLVDGGRLVMETVGDGRRWHVFLRIVDALSNHDDYFQMKVNALQQKGLSPLQKCTTALRILAYGSLADGVDEYVRIGETTIVECLERFVSGICTIFGNKYLRRPNNEDIERLLQIGVARGFSGILGSIDCMHWE, encoded by the exons ATGGATGATGCGCAATGGTGGAGAGGATTGTCGTTGGTTGATGGTGGACGCTTGGTGATGGAGACAGTGGGCGATGGTCGGCGCTG GCATGTGTTTCTCCGAATTGTAGATGCGCTCAGCAATCATGATGATTACTTTCAAATGAAGGTTAATGCACTGCAACAAAAAGGCCTATCTCCATTGCAGAAATGCACAACTGCTCTTCGTATATTGGCTTATGGCTCGCTTGCTGACGGTGTGGATGAATATGTTCGAATTGGTGAAACAACTATAGTGGAATGCTTAGAGCGATTTGTATCAGGCATTTGCACCATATTTGGGAATAAGTACTTGAGAAGACCAAATAATGAAGACATCGAACGACTACTACAAATAGGAGTGGCACGCGGATTTTCAGGTATTTTAGGTTCTATTGATTGTATGCACTGGGAATGA
- the LOC100813077 gene encoding protein TIC 100: MANDQDQQDSPQQNAPFSDSDSDSDSDYDSDYSYDEAEDEAFRRAFGQRDDGDDSSSPENPKREDPEANFRAFSEALESPAMKELHEELDPLIAEKKNPYDFPRDPEEWTEQDLREFWADGPYEIGGTGWDPVWATDDEWRYVKEQIADGEEPPIAPFYLPYRKHYPPIPDNHYDIATPKDAIEELDRIEEFLKWVSYIFEDGSTYEGTVWDDYAHGKGVYVSDDALVRYEGEWFQNDVEGHGVVEVDIPVIEPAPGSKLEAKMRAQGKIIARDFLSPEDREWLEKDIEDMYYLADGNYEIPFYENEEWVRQFGRKPEKGRYRYAGQWKHGRMHGCGVYEVNERILYGRFYFGEYVDDISGCDEDISAMHAGIAEVAAAKARMFVNKPDGMVREKRGPYSDPQHPYFYEEEDVWMAPGFINQFYEVPDYWKVYVHEVDQEREMWLNSFYKAPLRLPMPAELEHWWSKEENHKIPEFVLINKEPEPDPEDPSKLIYTEDPLILHTPTGNIINYVEDEKYGIRLFWQPPLGKGEDVDPEKAVFLPLGYDDFFGIEDEKKKESIWMCIILAIENACKPWFDKLDKWTEEQKKINEEEKKAIEEDLELIEAEIGLEEAIEDMEELLRIREKEEEKKAKMGLLDEDDDDDDNEGDGDYMTSVTKQDEKAPAKVEEVLAEVEEEEEDDDDGDDEDDDNSAQSSFGSVEQGQTTDQQKGKPGKSPFSASSLAFASSSLISAVPAKLQLSFSFWNKGRSKPESVPPPCTDRLSNMKTVDSVNFRPVTSQNGSLKAVGKTHGKVKTRSSLGGKFLGVHSQTRSHMLASANSRSNLKEPRVSSDMWLHAAPERDLDSILSLHSSLYYFE; encoded by the exons ATGGCGAACGACCAAGACCAGCAAGACTCTCCCCAACAAAATGCCCCTTTCTCCGATTCCGACTCCGACTCCGACTCCGACTACGACTCCGACTACTCCTACGACGAGGCGGAGGACGAGGCCTTCCGCCGCGCCTTTGGCCAACGCGACGATGGTGACGACTCGTCATCGCCGGAGAACCCGAAGCGCGAAGACCCGGAGGCGAACTTTCGCGCCTTCTCGGAGGCGCTGGAGAGTCCCGCGATGAAGGAGCTGCACGAGGAGCTCGACCCTTTGATTGCGGAGAAGAAAAACCCTTACGACTTCCCCAGAGACCCCGAGGAATGGACCGAGCAGGACCTCAGGGAGTTTTGGGCCGATGGGCCCTACGAAATCGGCGGCACGGGCTGGGACCCCGTTTGGGCCACTGACGACGAGTGGCGCTATGTGAAGGAGCAGATTGCGGACGGAGAAGAGCCTCCCATTGCGCCGTTTTATCTTCCTTACCGGAAGCATTACCCTCCCATTCCTGATAACCATTACGACATTGCCACCCCCAAGGATGCTATTGAGGAGTTGGATAGGATTGAGGAGTTTCTCAAATGGGTTAGCTACATTTTCGAAGATGGAAGCAC GTATGAAGGGACTGTTTGGGATGACTATGCTCATGGGAAAGGAGTTTATGTTTCTGATGATGCATTGGTCAG GTATGAAGGTGAATGGTTTCAAAACGATGTGGAGGGTCATGGTGTAGTTGAAGTCGATATACCTGTTATAGAACCTGCTCCTGGGTCCAA GCTTGAAGCAAAGATGCGAGCTCAAGGAAAGATAATAGCAAGGGATTTTCTGTCCCCAGAAGACAGAGAATGGCTTGAGAAGGATATTGAAGATATGTATTATCTTGCAGATGGGAACTATGAAATCCCCTTTTATGAGAATGAGGAATGGGTTAGGCAATTTGGAAGAAAGCC GGAGAAAGGTCGCTATCGTTATGCTGGCCAGTGGAAGCATGGGAGGATGCATGGATGTGGTGTATATGAAGTTAATGAGCGTATCTTATAT GGTAGATTTTATTTTGGAGAATATGTAGATGACATTTCGGGATGCGATGAAGACATTTCAGCG ATGCATGCTGGTATAGCAGAAGTTGCTGCTGCAAAGGCTCGCATGTTTGTTAACAAGCCAGATGGAA TGGTTAGAGAAAAGAGAGGCCCATATAGTGATCCACAGCATCCTTACTTTTATGAAGAAGAGGATGTGTGGATGGCACCTGGCTTCATTAACCAGTTTTATGAA GTTCCTGATTACTGGAAAGTATATGTGCATGAAGTAGATCAAGAAAGAGAAATGTGGTTAAACTCTTTTTATAAAGCTCCTCTTAGGTTACCCATGCCAGCTGAGCTTGAGCACTGGTGGTCAAAAG AGGAGAATCATAAGATTCCTGAATTTGTCCTTATTAACAAGGAACCGGAGCCAGATCCTGAAGATCCTTCAAAGCTTATATATACCGAGGATCCTCTCATCCTCCATACACCAACTggaaatattatcaattatgttGAGGATGAGAAATATGGAATACGTTTATTCTGGCAGCCACCTTTGGGAAAGGGTGAGGATGTGGATCCTGAAAAGGCTGTATTCCTGCCCCTTggttatgatgatttttttggaatagaagatgagaaaaaaaaggagagcaTATGGATGTGTATTATACTTGCAATTGAAAATGCATGCAAGCCATGGTTTGATAAGCTAGATAAATGGACTGAAGagcagaaaaaaattaatgaagaggaaaaaaaagcaATTGAGGAAGATCTTGAACTGATAGAAGCTGAAATTGGTCTAGAAGAGGCCATTGAGGATATGGAAGAGTTATTGCgcataagagagaaagaagaggaaaagaagGCAAAGATGGGTTTGctggatgaagatgatgatgatgatgacaatgaAGGTGATGGTGATTATATGACTTCTGTAACCAAACAAGATGAAAAGGCTCCTGCAAAGGTTGAAGAAGTTCTGGCAGaggtggaagaggaagaggaagatgatgatgatggggaTGATGAAGACGATGATAATAGTGCACAATCAAGTTTTGGGTCTGTTGAGCAGGGACAGACAACAGATCAGCAGAAGGGAAAACCTGGGAAATCTCCATTTTCTGCATCTTCACTTGCATTTGCTTCTAGCAGCCTTATCTCTGCT GTTCCAGCCAAGCTGCAACTATCATTTTCATTCTGGAACAAGGGGAGATCAAAACCGGAGTCAGTTCCTCCGCCATGCACTGATCGTTTGAGTAATATGAAAACAGTTGATTCAGTCAATTTCCGTCCTGTGACCAGCCAGAACGGTAGCTTGAAGGCTGTGGGCAAAACACATGGGAAAGTCAAGACGAGAAGCTCTTTAGGTGGGAAATTTCTTGGGGTGCACTCTCAGACTCGATCACATATGTTGGCTTCTGCAAATTCCAGAAGCAACTTGAAGGAGCCAAGAGTGAGCAGTGACATGTGGTTGCATGCAGCACCAGAGAGGGATTTAGACAGCATACTGTCTTTGCATTCATCATtgtattattttgaataa